A region of the Clostridium estertheticum subsp. estertheticum genome:
AGAGTTTATGACTGCTTGGGTTCATGAAATTAAAACGCCAATTACCACCTCAAAGTTACTGCTTGAGAGTGAGGAGAAAGGCTGCGATTCATTAAAGGAAGAAATTGAAAAGATTGATGATTATGTTGAAAAGGTGCTTTGCTATTCTAGAAGTAATAGTTTTTCACAGGATTATATTCTTTCAGAAGTAAGTATTAATAAATTAATTAAAGAAAGCATTAAAAAACATTCAATTATATTTATAAAAAAACACATTAAATTAATAAATAAAGTCCCTGAAACACTTATTATAGATACTGATAAAAAATGGTTGCTTTTCATAATTGATCAGCTCCTATCAAATTCATTAAAATATACAAGTAATGGTGGAAGTATAATATTTAAACATACTGAAGCCGAAAAAGAAGTTTTATTAATAGTAGAGGATACTGGAATAGGTATTAAAAGTGAAGATATAAATAGATTGTTTAAAAAGTCATTTACAGGGTTTAATGGAAGAAACGAAAACTTGAAAGCTAGTGGAATGGGTTTGTACCTTTCACAAAAGATTGCTAAAAAACTTGGTCATTATATTACCCTGGAGTCAGAATATGGTAAAGGTACCAAAGTAATTATTCATTTTTTGAAATGGGATAATTATTATGATGTTACAAAAATGTAAGTTGAAAGAGCAAAATGTAAGCCGAAGCAATGGCGGTATATTTTGCTTTTTTGTATACTAAGAGTGTAAAACATATTCAAAATAAATTAATATTACGGGGGTCTTTATAATGACAGAAGTGTTAAAAATAGAAAATCTAAGAAAAGTTTACGGATCAAAATTTGGAGGTGTAAAATATACAGCACTTGATAATATAAATTTGAAAGTAGAAAATGGTGAATTTGTAGCAATAATGGGACCATCTGGTTCAGGAAAAACAACTTTTTTAAATGTAATATCAACTATTGATAAACCAACTTCAGGAAGTGTTTTAATAAGCGGTGATGACATAACCAAGCTAAAGGAGCCAAATTTGTCTAAGTTTAGAAGGGAAAAACTAGGGTTTATTTTTCAAGACTTTAATTTACTTGATACTATGACGCTAAAGGAAAATATTGTACTTCCCTTGGCTTTATCGAAAACTCCTTATAAGACTATAAAGACAAAGTTACAAGAAATAAGTATTAAGCTTGGAATTAATGATATATTAAACAAATATCCTTATGAGGTATCGGGCGGACAAAAGCAAAGAGCAGCTGCTGCAAGGGCAATGATTACGCAACCTTCTATGGTACTTGCTGATGAACCTACAGGAGCTCTAGATTCTAAAGCTTCCAAAGAATTACTAGGCTGCCTCGAAAATTTAAATGATAAAAATAAAGCTACAATTATTATGGTTACTCATGATGCCTTTGCAGCATCTTATTGTAAGCGAATTATATTTATTAAAGATGGTAAACTATTTAATGAAATTTATAAAGGGGATAAATCAAGGAAGGATTTCTATCAGAATATATTAAAGATTCTTTCAGTCATAGGAGGAGATACAGATGACCTTAATTAGTATGGCTGTAAACAATATAAAGAAAAATTTTAAAAATTACTGGACATTTTTTCTAAGCTCTAGTTTCAGCGTTTTTGTATTATATCTTTTTATGTCTATTGTATATAATGAAGATGTAAAAGCCAAACTAGGAAACATGAAAAGCATTATGATTGTATTTATCATAGCAGCATATATGATTGCAGCTTTCTCAGCATTTTTTATATGGTATTCTAATTCTTTCCTTATAAAGTCAAGGAAAAAAGAATTCGCAACTTATATGTTACTAGGCATGTCTAAAAAGCAGGTAGTAAAATTAAATATTATAGAAAATCTTATAACTATAGCCTTTGCCTTTTGCAGCGGAATTATTTTAGGATTGATTTTCAATAAATTTTTTATAATGCTATTATATGTAATGATAAGAGTTACAGGTGATGTGTCTTTTCAGATTAGTTTGGAAGCTTTAAAATTTTGTTCGATAGTATTTGGAGCTATGTTTATAATAATTAGTATTCACGGTTCTAAGCTTATATACAGGGATAACCTTATAGATCTTTTTAATTCATCAAAAAAAGCTGAAAAAGGTTTAAAAGTATCCCATTTAACCATGATAATTAGCATTCTTTCTATAGTTTTCTTAGGCTATGGATATTATATTGCTATTAGAAATCTTGCTGCTAATATTTTGCTAACTCCCATAGTAGTATTGTTAGTTGTTATCGGAACTATATTATTTTTTACAAGCTTT
Encoded here:
- a CDS encoding sensor histidine kinase, with amino-acid sequence MLIIYISIDYYVQFQHIKKLLFVKDSEDKTPILPSPMDYRDEIYAQIIQMIYEDFMKMARVTETDFKENAEFMTAWVHEIKTPITTSKLLLESEEKGCDSLKEEIEKIDDYVEKVLCYSRSNSFSQDYILSEVSINKLIKESIKKHSIIFIKKHIKLINKVPETLIIDTDKKWLLFIIDQLLSNSLKYTSNGGSIIFKHTEAEKEVLLIVEDTGIGIKSEDINRLFKKSFTGFNGRNENLKASGMGLYLSQKIAKKLGHYITLESEYGKGTKVIIHFLKWDNYYDVTKM
- a CDS encoding ABC transporter ATP-binding protein — its product is MTEVLKIENLRKVYGSKFGGVKYTALDNINLKVENGEFVAIMGPSGSGKTTFLNVISTIDKPTSGSVLISGDDITKLKEPNLSKFRREKLGFIFQDFNLLDTMTLKENIVLPLALSKTPYKTIKTKLQEISIKLGINDILNKYPYEVSGGQKQRAAAARAMITQPSMVLADEPTGALDSKASKELLGCLENLNDKNKATIIMVTHDAFAASYCKRIIFIKDGKLFNEIYKGDKSRKDFYQNILKILSVIGGDTDDLN